One genomic window of Candidatus Kuenenia stuttgartiensis includes the following:
- a CDS encoding YifB family Mg chelatase-like AAA ATPase has protein sequence MLANVKSVSVYGIEGYLVEVEICIVKGEMPSTIIVGLPDTAVKESRDRVKAALNNSGYRFPSNVIINLAPADRKKEGPVFELPIAVGILAATGQLEISDLHEYAIVGELSLDGKVRPVKGCLPMALKCRELGIRKLILPSVNAPEAAVVEGIDILPVETFEQTAGILSKAIVPEKFRIDPDKMFGNHTGYDVDFAEIKGQEHAKRALTVAVAGNHNVLLVGPPGAGKTMLVQRIPTIMPQLTLEEALETTKIYSVLGLLDAKKYLIATRPFRAPHHTISTAGLIGGGSAPRAGEISLSHNGVLFMDELPEFDRKTLEVLRQPLETGDVTISRAMNSVTYPASFMLVCAMNPCPCGYYTDRKKECRCTSYQIQKYSSKVSGPLMDRIDIHLEIPAVSYRELLSDAEGHSSESLREKTVRAREIQRERFHGQKIKVNAHMTSKQLKKYCVLDKQAESLLHQAMVALGISARGHSKILKVARTIADLDGSDAIKEEHISEATQYRSLDRGLQK, from the coding sequence ATGCTGGCAAATGTAAAAAGCGTTTCTGTTTATGGTATTGAAGGATATCTGGTGGAAGTAGAGATATGTATCGTAAAGGGAGAGATGCCTTCTACGATTATTGTGGGGCTGCCGGATACTGCGGTAAAGGAGAGCCGGGACAGAGTAAAGGCTGCGCTGAATAACAGCGGTTACCGGTTCCCCAGTAATGTCATAATAAACCTTGCGCCTGCGGACAGAAAAAAGGAAGGGCCTGTTTTTGAACTGCCGATTGCGGTAGGGATCCTTGCCGCTACAGGCCAGTTAGAAATATCTGATCTGCACGAATATGCCATTGTGGGTGAATTATCATTAGATGGAAAGGTGCGCCCGGTAAAAGGCTGCCTGCCGATGGCATTGAAATGTCGTGAACTGGGAATAAGGAAGCTAATCCTCCCTTCCGTGAATGCGCCTGAGGCAGCGGTAGTGGAAGGGATCGACATTCTGCCGGTTGAAACGTTTGAGCAAACGGCAGGAATCCTTTCAAAGGCAATCGTCCCTGAAAAATTCCGGATCGATCCCGACAAGATGTTCGGGAATCATACGGGATATGATGTTGATTTTGCAGAGATAAAGGGCCAGGAGCATGCAAAGCGGGCGTTAACCGTCGCGGTGGCGGGCAATCATAATGTACTGCTGGTTGGGCCGCCGGGGGCGGGGAAAACAATGCTTGTGCAGCGTATCCCTACGATCATGCCGCAGCTTACCCTTGAAGAGGCTCTCGAAACCACAAAAATATACAGCGTGCTGGGGCTTCTGGATGCAAAGAAATATTTAATTGCAACAAGGCCGTTCAGGGCGCCCCACCATACCATCAGCACTGCAGGATTGATTGGCGGCGGGTCTGCCCCAAGGGCGGGAGAAATCAGCCTTTCACATAACGGGGTATTATTCATGGACGAACTTCCCGAGTTCGACAGAAAAACGCTGGAAGTGCTTCGCCAGCCGCTGGAGACGGGCGATGTTACAATATCGCGGGCTATGAATTCGGTGACGTACCCTGCCAGTTTTATGCTGGTGTGCGCAATGAACCCTTGCCCGTGCGGATACTATACCGACAGGAAAAAGGAATGCCGCTGCACTTCATATCAGATACAAAAATACTCTTCCAAGGTATCAGGGCCTCTGATGGACAGGATTGATATCCATCTGGAGATACCGGCGGTAAGTTACAGGGAGCTTTTATCGGACGCAGAAGGACATTCCTCTGAATCGTTAAGAGAAAAGACAGTTCGTGCGAGAGAGATACAGAGAGAACGCTTTCATGGACAAAAAATAAAGGTAAATGCACATATGACTTCAAAACAGCTAAAAAAATATTGCGTGCTGGACAAGCAGGCAGAATCGTTGCTGCATCAGGCAATGGTAGCGCTGGGCATCTCCGCCCGCGGACACAGCAAAATACTAAAGGTTGCCCGCACCATTGCTGATCTGGACGGGAGCGATGCAATAAAAGAGGAACATATTTCTGAAGCGACACAGTACAGAAGCCTGGACAGAGGGCTGCAGAAATGA
- a CDS encoding STAS-like domain-containing protein — MKINVFDLVGENCITLEDGQKIFNLIHPELSGGNIVALDFKDVKIFASPFFNAAIGRLLKDIKPDDLNRLLKITNIVPTGLAVLKRVIENSKEYYSNPNVRKAVDEVLLEQSEAL; from the coding sequence ATGAAGATAAACGTATTTGATCTGGTTGGTGAAAACTGCATTACACTGGAGGACGGTCAGAAAATTTTCAACTTGATACACCCTGAATTATCAGGCGGCAATATCGTTGCCCTTGATTTTAAGGATGTGAAAATATTTGCATCACCGTTCTTTAATGCCGCCATTGGTCGGCTACTCAAAGATATTAAACCTGACGACCTTAACCGCCTCCTCAAAATTACAAACATTGTCCCTACAGGTTTAGCGGTTCTCAAAAGAGTTATTGAGAACTCTAAAGAGTATTATTCCAACCCTAACGTTCGTAAGGCCGTTGACGAAGTCCTGCTTGAACAGTCCGAGGCTTTATAA
- the hutU gene encoding urocanate hydratase: protein MTRPMFYEFRPEGPIKAPTGTTLNCDNWDSEAALRMLMNNLDPDIAVQPEELIVYGGNGRAVRNWKEYQRIVAALKTLKKDETLCVQSGKPVYVAKTHEWAPRVILANANLVPGWANQDIFDNYDALGLTMYGQMTAGSWIYIGAQGILQGTYETFAALAKKVLNTDSLKGKFVLTAGMGGMSGAQPLAVTMNDGVVLCVEVRKDRIEKRVREGYCDKITESLDEALSWISDAKSRQIPLSVGLVGNAAVIHPELVKRGITPDIVTDQTPAHDLMSYVPVGDLKELDNVREKNKRVYKEKVFDAIIEHVKAILQMQRNGAICFDYGNNLRSQAEFAGVSMRDSHGNYWYPGFVSAFIRPLFCQGKGPFRWAALSGDTADIDKIDQAIIENFPDDTALVRWINLARQKVPQAGLPARICWMGYGERAKMGLIINDMVRRGVVKAPVVIGRDHLDCGSVASPYRETENMKDGSDAIADWPLLNFALNAVNGASWVSFHHGGGVGIGNSLHAGMVIVADGTAEKDKRLERVLTADPGIGIARHVDAGYEDAIIVAKEKGVKIPE, encoded by the coding sequence ATGACCCGACCGATGTTTTATGAATTCAGACCGGAAGGCCCGATTAAGGCGCCCACAGGAACTACCCTCAACTGCGACAACTGGGATAGCGAGGCGGCGTTGCGCATGTTGATGAATAATCTTGACCCTGATATCGCCGTTCAGCCGGAAGAACTTATTGTATATGGCGGGAATGGACGCGCCGTAAGGAACTGGAAGGAATATCAAAGGATTGTTGCCGCATTAAAAACATTAAAAAAAGACGAAACGCTCTGTGTACAGTCGGGGAAGCCGGTGTACGTGGCAAAAACGCATGAATGGGCGCCAAGGGTCATCCTCGCAAACGCCAACCTTGTCCCCGGATGGGCAAACCAGGATATATTTGATAATTACGACGCCCTCGGCCTTACTATGTATGGACAGATGACGGCAGGAAGCTGGATTTATATTGGCGCTCAGGGAATTTTGCAGGGTACCTACGAAACCTTCGCGGCATTGGCGAAAAAAGTACTGAATACCGATTCTTTAAAGGGGAAATTCGTGCTTACCGCGGGTATGGGTGGCATGAGCGGCGCACAGCCCCTTGCGGTAACAATGAATGACGGGGTAGTCCTTTGTGTGGAAGTGCGAAAGGACCGTATAGAAAAAAGGGTAAGAGAGGGATATTGTGACAAAATCACAGAGAGCCTTGATGAGGCATTGTCGTGGATATCTGATGCAAAATCCCGGCAAATACCCCTTTCAGTGGGACTGGTTGGGAATGCCGCTGTTATTCATCCGGAACTGGTAAAACGCGGAATAACCCCGGATATCGTAACGGATCAAACCCCGGCGCATGATTTAATGTCCTACGTGCCGGTGGGCGATTTAAAAGAATTGGATAACGTGCGGGAGAAAAATAAACGGGTCTATAAGGAAAAGGTCTTTGACGCCATTATCGAACACGTAAAGGCGATTTTACAGATGCAGAGAAACGGGGCAATATGCTTTGACTACGGCAACAATCTGCGTTCACAGGCGGAGTTTGCCGGTGTTTCCATGCGTGATTCACACGGGAACTACTGGTATCCCGGCTTTGTCTCCGCATTTATCAGGCCGTTGTTTTGCCAGGGGAAAGGCCCGTTTCGCTGGGCTGCGTTATCGGGGGATACGGCGGACATCGATAAGATAGACCAGGCGATTATTGAAAATTTTCCTGATGATACGGCTCTCGTTCGATGGATAAACCTTGCAAGGCAAAAGGTACCACAAGCAGGGCTTCCCGCAAGGATTTGCTGGATGGGATATGGCGAACGCGCAAAGATGGGACTCATTATTAATGATATGGTAAGAAGGGGTGTGGTGAAAGCGCCTGTGGTTATCGGAAGAGACCATCTTGACTGCGGTTCTGTTGCTTCTCCTTACAGGGAAACGGAAAACATGAAAGACGGCAGCGATGCAATTGCCGATTGGCCGTTATTGAATTTTGCCCTGAACGCAGTGAATGGCGCAAGCTGGGTAAGTTTTCACCATGGCGGCGGCGTGGGGATAGGAAACTCTCTCCATGCGGGAATGGTAATCGTTGCTGACGGAACCGCAGAGAAAGACAAGAGACTTGAAAGGGTTTTAACCGCAGACCCAGGCATAGGAATCGCACGCCATGTCGACGCCGGATACGAAGATGCAATTATTGTTGCAAAGGAAAAGGGCGTAAAAATACCGGAGTAG
- a CDS encoding B12-binding domain-containing radical SAM protein, translated as MNILLIDPPFYRFFQYYNRYFPLGLSYLASILKKAGHNVTIYDADCNKDSKGMDYTRLPEMYAAYLKELRNPENHIIKELSETLKTCRPDIVGITVMTPKAASAFTVASLVKKYDKKCHVVFGGPHATLKPEEVLTISGDVDFVISGEGEGAFPELVHLLEKKEGGFEKIAGLSYYRDGRKASSGSGKFIDNLDTLPFPDRESLLGADTYTSEDMGLIMGSRGCPFNCSYCATQIWTRKVRYRSIPNIIEEIKYVNERYGTHQFTFKDDSFTVSKKRVAEFCDALLKVGLKVKWDCNTRADLVDLPLLKTMKKAGCNSIKVGVESGSERILKIMDKGVSLEQVKESAKLFRKAGIHWTAYFMMGVPTETKEDVKETVKLLYEIKPSFASVGVYEPFPGTKLFDIGVERGLVKRDMAYEEYFLRIPSDYYLKDVKKRSDTMDEEEFTALEREVKETFHDYNKNITRIYERAKARSSVYVRNPKIFLSDIEKFLGWMR; from the coding sequence ATGAATATCCTTTTGATAGATCCACCGTTTTACCGGTTCTTCCAATATTACAACCGGTATTTCCCCCTGGGTTTGAGCTATCTGGCGTCCATACTGAAAAAAGCAGGGCACAATGTGACGATTTATGACGCTGACTGCAATAAAGACTCCAAAGGAATGGACTATACCAGATTGCCGGAGATGTATGCCGCTTATTTAAAAGAGCTGAGAAATCCGGAAAATCACATCATAAAAGAACTATCGGAAACACTGAAAACCTGCCGGCCGGACATTGTAGGAATTACCGTAATGACCCCAAAAGCGGCATCTGCTTTTACCGTAGCGTCATTGGTGAAAAAATACGATAAAAAATGCCACGTGGTTTTTGGGGGCCCTCACGCAACATTAAAACCTGAGGAAGTATTAACGATCTCCGGAGATGTTGACTTTGTTATCAGCGGGGAAGGCGAAGGCGCTTTTCCGGAACTGGTACACTTGCTGGAGAAAAAAGAAGGGGGATTTGAGAAAATAGCAGGCCTCTCCTATTACAGGGACGGCAGGAAAGCAAGCAGCGGTTCGGGAAAATTTATTGATAATCTGGACACGCTGCCCTTCCCCGACAGGGAATCTTTGTTGGGGGCAGATACCTACACATCTGAGGACATGGGGCTGATAATGGGGAGCAGGGGCTGTCCGTTTAACTGCTCTTATTGCGCCACACAAATCTGGACAAGGAAAGTAAGGTATCGTTCAATACCAAATATCATTGAAGAAATAAAATACGTTAACGAAAGATATGGCACACACCAGTTTACCTTCAAAGACGACTCTTTTACCGTTAGCAAAAAAAGGGTTGCGGAGTTTTGTGATGCATTGTTAAAAGTAGGGCTGAAGGTAAAATGGGACTGCAACACAAGGGCTGACCTGGTAGACCTTCCCCTACTTAAAACGATGAAAAAAGCAGGCTGCAACAGTATTAAGGTAGGCGTTGAGTCCGGCAGTGAAAGAATCCTGAAGATTATGGACAAAGGAGTGTCATTGGAGCAGGTAAAGGAATCCGCAAAACTTTTCCGGAAGGCGGGGATACACTGGACGGCATATTTCATGATGGGTGTGCCTACGGAGACAAAGGAAGATGTAAAAGAGACCGTAAAGCTGCTGTATGAAATCAAACCAAGCTTTGCATCGGTGGGGGTGTATGAACCGTTTCCCGGCACAAAATTGTTCGATATCGGCGTTGAAAGGGGGCTGGTGAAAAGGGATATGGCGTATGAAGAATATTTTCTGCGGATACCCAGCGACTATTATCTAAAGGATGTGAAAAAAAGAAGCGATACGATGGATGAGGAAGAATTCACTGCCCTTGAAAGGGAAGTAAAAGAAACGTTTCATGATTATAACAAAAATATCACCCGCATATATGAAAGGGCAAAGGCAAGAAGCTCGGTCTATGTGCGCAATCCTAAGATTTTTTTGAGCGATATTGAAAAATTTCTCGGGTGGATGAGATAA
- a CDS encoding PH domain-containing protein encodes MDELNAPNSLPVFAKNTPQTILKPRIEQYWLLFFISVLSFFLSLRWHGIHSPFGLCLLSFGSILFCYGVLTICISKYYIAQNGLFLIEGPFSTRLKKIDYNDINKILIHQGAIQKRLRVGTLKIFTNTITYTLKGIKNPHQIRELITRERVSYNERRSLMKNILS; translated from the coding sequence ATGGATGAACTAAACGCTCCGAATTCACTGCCTGTTTTTGCAAAAAATACGCCGCAAACAATACTAAAACCACGTATAGAACAGTATTGGCTGCTGTTTTTTATCTCCGTGCTTTCTTTTTTTTTAAGCCTCCGGTGGCACGGAATCCACTCTCCCTTTGGACTTTGTCTGTTATCATTTGGCAGTATTCTTTTTTGTTATGGAGTGCTCACCATTTGCATTTCAAAATATTATATTGCCCAAAACGGGTTATTCCTTATAGAAGGGCCTTTTTCGACCCGTCTTAAGAAAATAGACTATAACGACATTAACAAAATACTCATACACCAGGGTGCTATTCAAAAACGCCTCCGGGTCGGCACTCTCAAAATTTTCACAAATACCATTACGTATACGCTTAAAGGCATTAAAAACCCCCACCAAATACGGGAACTTATTACCCGGGAAAGGGTTTCCTATAACGAAAGGCGCTCTTTGATGAAAAACATCCTTTCGTAA
- a CDS encoding sugar transferase, with translation MKIHYPVSRRKIVLVLGDICIVNLAILLSAIVRLGVEGGLSYVRGNPLSFAVYGIVLITIFSFADLYDTRKDYKSIGTALSIIFATAVAFVITTFIFYINGSLKIGRGVFFINGALIIVFITGWRMLYSYIIEQPLFNRRALIIGAGWAGRTILGEIRKAKKAGIKVTGFIDDDPEKLNTQICGAPVLGDRSVINKAIRQQNIDTVISAITHEKHADLIKTLIHCSWNGVDVIDMPTIYEQLTGKIPFKHINDMWMLHVVISKPKLYGKFIKPVLETIISLLLFIILMPVMAITAVLIKITSRGGIFYTQERMGKDAGRFTIIKFRTMVADAESQTGAVYAADNDHRITKVGRLLRKWRLDEVPQLLNVIKGDMSLVGPRPEREIFIKEFEKNIPFYSQRLAVKPGLSGWAQVKYPYASTIEQTEEKLQYDLYYIKNMSFLLDTVVLLKTVRVMLFGKGK, from the coding sequence ATGAAAATTCATTATCCGGTTTCCCGAAGAAAAATAGTACTGGTGTTGGGAGATATCTGCATCGTAAACCTTGCAATATTGTTATCTGCAATCGTTCGTCTGGGCGTTGAGGGCGGGCTAAGTTACGTAAGAGGAAATCCCTTGTCGTTTGCGGTTTACGGCATTGTTCTTATAACAATATTCTCCTTTGCGGATCTATACGATACCCGTAAGGACTATAAATCTATCGGCACTGCCCTCTCTATCATTTTCGCAACTGCAGTAGCCTTTGTTATAACGACGTTTATATTTTACATAAATGGATCATTGAAGATAGGAAGGGGCGTTTTCTTCATCAATGGAGCGCTCATTATTGTCTTTATTACGGGCTGGAGAATGCTCTACAGTTATATAATAGAGCAGCCGCTTTTTAACAGGAGGGCGCTTATTATAGGCGCCGGTTGGGCAGGAAGAACCATTTTAGGGGAGATTCGCAAGGCAAAAAAAGCGGGAATAAAAGTGACGGGGTTTATTGACGATGATCCGGAAAAGTTAAACACGCAAATATGCGGAGCGCCCGTCCTGGGAGACCGGTCTGTTATAAACAAGGCCATCCGGCAGCAGAATATCGACACTGTTATCTCTGCCATAACTCATGAAAAACATGCAGATCTGATTAAAACGTTGATCCATTGCTCATGGAACGGCGTGGACGTAATCGATATGCCTACAATATACGAACAACTAACCGGCAAGATACCGTTTAAACATATTAATGACATGTGGATGCTGCATGTAGTTATAAGCAAGCCAAAATTATACGGCAAATTTATTAAACCTGTTTTAGAGACCATTATTTCCCTACTATTATTCATCATATTAATGCCTGTAATGGCGATAACTGCCGTTTTGATTAAAATTACGTCGAGGGGAGGTATTTTTTATACGCAGGAACGGATGGGAAAAGACGCCGGGAGGTTTACCATTATTAAATTCCGGACGATGGTAGCCGATGCAGAATCACAGACAGGGGCTGTTTATGCAGCGGACAATGATCACAGGATTACGAAGGTGGGAAGGCTTCTGAGAAAATGGAGGCTGGACGAGGTTCCGCAATTATTGAATGTGATTAAGGGCGATATGAGTCTGGTTGGCCCGCGTCCGGAGAGGGAAATATTCATAAAAGAATTTGAAAAGAATATACCGTTTTATTCCCAGCGGCTTGCCGTGAAACCAGGATTAAGCGGATGGGCACAGGTGAAATATCCCTATGCATCTACCATTGAACAAACAGAAGAAAAACTACAATACGATTTGTACTACATAAAAAATATGTCCTTCCTGCTGGACACTGTCGTATTATTAAAAACGGTGAGGGTGATGCTGTTTGGGAAGGGTAAATAA
- a CDS encoding DNA-3-methyladenine glycosylase family protein → MPKLAVKDFNLSHTLLCGQLFRVKKIDDWFYVAAKNRIFKIRQLSEHVEYYGVGKKFLTNFFALDEPYGDILSQINKDSHMNSAIGKFYGLRIVRQDPWECLISFMCSSAANIPKIQLNLENLSEYFGEKVRLHDFEWHTFPRPGKLDDYQQILMAKTGFRAVHIKKANDTINDAFLTALNKLPYPEAKKALLQIPGVGNKIADCVLLFSLGFSEAFPIDTWIKKILQRLYFKDETVSNNELHTFGVHYFGKYAGYAQQFLYMLARENK, encoded by the coding sequence TTGCCAAAACTAGCGGTAAAAGATTTTAATCTCAGCCACACACTCTTATGCGGCCAATTGTTCCGGGTGAAAAAAATAGACGATTGGTTCTACGTTGCAGCAAAAAACCGAATATTCAAAATCCGGCAGTTATCAGAGCATGTGGAATATTATGGCGTCGGCAAAAAATTCTTAACGAATTTTTTTGCGCTTGATGAACCGTATGGCGATATACTATCGCAAATAAATAAGGATTCACACATGAACAGTGCGATAGGGAAGTTTTACGGATTGCGTATCGTGCGGCAGGATCCCTGGGAGTGTTTGATATCGTTTATGTGTTCTTCCGCCGCAAACATTCCAAAGATACAGTTAAACCTTGAAAATCTCTCAGAGTATTTTGGCGAGAAAGTGCGGCTGCATGATTTCGAATGGCACACCTTTCCCCGTCCGGGTAAACTGGACGATTACCAGCAGATTTTAATGGCAAAGACAGGATTCCGTGCAGTACATATTAAAAAGGCAAACGATACCATCAACGATGCTTTTTTAACTGCATTAAACAAACTCCCCTATCCGGAGGCTAAAAAAGCCCTGCTGCAGATTCCAGGCGTCGGAAACAAGATTGCAGACTGCGTTCTCTTGTTTTCCCTTGGGTTTTCAGAGGCGTTTCCTATTGATACATGGATAAAAAAAATCCTCCAGCGGCTTTATTTTAAAGATGAAACCGTATCAAATAATGAATTGCACACGTTTGGGGTGCATTATTTTGGGAAATACGCAGGATACGCCCAGCAATTCCTCTATATGCTTGCAAGAGAAAATAAATAA
- a CDS encoding ATP-binding protein, which yields MKITLSIPTINDYTTADFDVLFNLWNQVNNDNLDVTFEFNRCRFLRHNAVAFLGGLTRLIQARGGIVRFDLDTIHPKIKVNLEQNGFFSTLGFGGAPWSGNSIPYREDFCQDKVVLVDYLKTNWLGRGWVPVSEMLKDAIVGRVWEIYANAFEHGQSPIGIFSCGQHYPNKHELKLSVVDFGVGIPSNVRMFFKHDPRAHSLNAASCLKWAFQRGTTTKPNNRGLGLDLLKEFVKINKGKLEVFSHEGYAIHR from the coding sequence GTGAAGATAACGCTCTCTATACCTACAATCAATGACTACACTACCGCAGATTTTGATGTCTTGTTTAACCTCTGGAATCAGGTAAATAACGACAATCTGGATGTGACATTTGAATTTAACCGTTGTAGGTTTTTACGCCATAATGCCGTTGCCTTTCTGGGTGGGCTTACTCGGTTAATTCAAGCCAGAGGCGGGATTGTTCGATTTGATTTGGATACGATTCACCCAAAAATAAAAGTAAACTTGGAACAGAATGGGTTTTTTTCAACATTAGGATTTGGCGGCGCTCCATGGTCTGGTAATTCAATCCCGTATCGTGAGGATTTTTGCCAAGATAAAGTTGTTCTGGTTGACTACTTGAAAACGAATTGGCTGGGGCGAGGATGGGTTCCTGTGAGTGAAATGCTGAAGGATGCCATTGTTGGCAGGGTCTGGGAGATTTACGCCAATGCCTTTGAGCATGGCCAGTCGCCCATTGGTATCTTTAGCTGCGGTCAACATTACCCGAATAAACATGAACTTAAACTTTCAGTTGTGGATTTTGGCGTTGGGATACCGTCAAATGTAAGAATGTTTTTCAAACATGATCCGCGGGCGCACTCCTTGAACGCCGCAAGCTGCCTGAAATGGGCATTTCAGCGCGGGACAACCACGAAGCCAAATAATAGAGGTCTGGGGCTTGATCTGCTTAAAGAGTTCGTAAAAATCAATAAGGGAAAACTTGAGGTATTTAGCCATGAGGGTTATGCTATACATAGATAG
- a CDS encoding DUF2283 domain-containing protein → MVHLKIKYSKEADIVLIELRDGTLGDSIDLKEGVILHLDKQGLPLLKLKYPILPGL, encoded by the coding sequence GTGGTACATCTGAAGATAAAATATTCAAAGGAAGCTGATATTGTTCTGATAGAGCTTAGAGATGGTACGCTTGGTGACTCAATAGATTTGAAGGAGGGTGTAATTCTTCATCTTGACAAGCAGGGCTTACCACTCTTGAAATTGAAATACCCGATACTTCCAGGCTTGTAA
- a CDS encoding DUF542 domain-containing protein: protein MGENKVITKDMIINDVIQKYSKTIGIFKDFGVDSCCGGGFSIEKTAAMSGGDMEKLLEKLNKAIDE from the coding sequence ATGGGTGAAAATAAAGTAATTACCAAGGATATGATTATTAATGATGTGATACAAAAATATTCTAAGACAATTGGTATTTTTAAGGATTTTGGCGTAGATTCCTGCTGCGGCGGTGGGTTCAGCATCGAAAAAACAGCGGCAATGAGCGGGGGAGATATGGAAAAACTGCTTGAGAAACTGAATAAGGCGATCGACGAATAA